From Alienimonas californiensis, a single genomic window includes:
- a CDS encoding class I SAM-dependent methyltransferase — protein MHLPRNAAAWDRLAREGSGFARVATDEQIADPRGTLDSRGWLPAELEGKRALCLGAGGGWQSVLYAALGCRTTVVDLSEAMLDLDRREAARRGFASLITPVRADMSALPADLPGAPFDVVHQPVSACYVPDLSAVYAGVARLLKPGGLYIVQHKQPASLQCFGPLPDGGYRLGAEYHRGEGPTGGTGNRRLPDPDPHTAAAGLREAGCAEYLHTWRQLIGDLCAAGFVIEDLTEPHHADPNAPAGSAGHRARFLPPYVRIKARRVEQSAAASPAAILMP, from the coding sequence GTGCACCTGCCCCGCAACGCCGCCGCGTGGGATCGGCTGGCCCGGGAGGGCAGTGGGTTCGCCCGCGTCGCCACGGACGAGCAGATTGCCGATCCGCGGGGGACGCTGGACTCCCGCGGCTGGCTGCCGGCGGAGTTGGAGGGGAAACGCGCGCTCTGCCTCGGCGCCGGCGGCGGCTGGCAGAGCGTGCTGTACGCGGCCCTCGGCTGCCGGACGACGGTGGTGGACCTGTCCGAGGCGATGCTGGACCTCGACCGCCGCGAAGCCGCCCGCCGGGGGTTCGCCTCCCTCATCACGCCGGTGCGGGCGGACATGAGCGCCCTGCCCGCGGACCTGCCGGGGGCGCCGTTCGACGTCGTGCACCAACCCGTCAGCGCCTGCTATGTGCCGGACCTGTCCGCCGTCTACGCCGGCGTGGCCCGCCTGCTGAAGCCCGGCGGGCTCTACATCGTCCAGCACAAACAGCCGGCGAGCCTGCAGTGCTTCGGCCCCCTGCCTGACGGCGGCTACCGCCTCGGCGCCGAATACCACCGCGGCGAGGGCCCGACCGGGGGAACCGGGAACCGTCGTCTGCCGGACCCGGACCCGCACACCGCCGCCGCCGGCCTGCGGGAGGCCGGTTGCGCCGAGTATCTGCACACCTGGCGCCAACTGATCGGCGACCTGTGCGCCGCCGGCTTCGTGATCGAAGACCTGACCGAACCCCACCACGCCGACCCAAACGCCCCCGCCGGCAGCGCCGGCCACCGGGCAAGGTTCCTGCCGCCCTACGTGCGGATCAAAGCCCGGCGGGTGGAACAGTCAGCCGCCGCATCGCCTGCGGCGATCCTGATGCCGTGA
- a CDS encoding RsmD family RNA methyltransferase encodes MRIVAGKFKRRSLLPPAGEQTRPITDRAKEQLFENLGGDLSGRRVLDAFAGTGTIGLEALSRGAAGCVFLEADKRTHGLLKQNVERLGVTDVSVTWRVDILRTSFRPRPAPEHTLDLLPYDLLFFDPPYKMASGIVEGRPLYKSLQRVAKPELCAANAEMILRVPTELDIVPPPEWTQYRELRVGGMKFLMCDRAPFDADAVGDDAEADDESDGAAGEEE; translated from the coding sequence ATGCGAATCGTTGCCGGGAAGTTCAAACGGCGGAGCCTGCTCCCGCCCGCGGGGGAGCAGACCCGTCCGATCACCGACCGGGCCAAGGAACAGCTGTTCGAGAACCTCGGCGGCGACTTGTCCGGCCGCCGCGTGCTGGATGCCTTCGCCGGAACCGGCACGATCGGGCTGGAAGCCCTCTCCCGCGGGGCGGCGGGGTGCGTGTTCCTCGAGGCGGACAAGCGGACCCACGGCCTGCTGAAACAGAACGTGGAGCGGCTGGGCGTGACGGACGTCAGTGTGACCTGGCGGGTGGACATCCTGCGGACCAGCTTCCGCCCCCGCCCGGCTCCGGAGCACACGCTCGATCTGCTGCCGTACGACCTGCTGTTCTTCGACCCGCCGTACAAGATGGCCTCCGGCATCGTGGAGGGCCGGCCGCTGTACAAGAGCCTGCAGCGCGTCGCCAAGCCGGAACTATGCGCGGCGAACGCGGAGATGATCCTGCGGGTGCCGACGGAACTCGACATCGTGCCCCCGCCGGAGTGGACGCAATACCGCGAACTGCGGGTGGGCGGGATGAAGTTCCTGATGTGCGACCGGGCGCCGTTCGACGCCGACGCGGTTGGCGACGACGCCGAGGCGGACGACGAATCCGACGGGGCGGCGGGCGAGGAGGAGTGA
- the tatC gene encoding twin-arginine translocase subunit TatC: MAVPDLFADSTMSFGEHLEALRGHLFRCVIYLLVACIPAAYLAEDVLDLATAPINAALQEYVPGEEKLATGDEIVGGGFWDNLMNAFSGDVAEKTVEQATGEEPIEEVPAASDGLVIRMTRGALRKLLQGPDDETVSLFVELTPQQEAVLSGRSNLSNGLVSNELMGPFMIYIKAILVTAFTFASPLIFWEMWMFVGAGLYPHERKYVYLYLPISLGLFFSGAAFCFTVVFQFVLPFLLSFNDLVETVPLIDANKWFSFALMLPAMFGLSFQLPLVMLALNRLGIVEAQFYRTNIRMAILVIAGLSVVLTPSDPGSMLAMMIPLVGLYFVGIWMCEHFPTPGGVESPFGEEAEEPAKLEA, from the coding sequence ATGGCCGTCCCGGACCTTTTCGCCGACAGCACGATGTCCTTCGGGGAGCACCTCGAAGCGCTGCGGGGGCACCTGTTCCGGTGCGTGATCTACCTGCTGGTCGCCTGCATTCCGGCGGCGTACCTCGCCGAGGACGTGCTGGACCTCGCCACCGCCCCCATCAATGCGGCCCTGCAGGAGTACGTCCCCGGTGAGGAGAAGCTCGCCACCGGCGACGAGATCGTCGGCGGCGGGTTCTGGGACAACCTCATGAACGCCTTCTCCGGCGACGTCGCCGAGAAGACGGTCGAGCAGGCGACCGGCGAAGAGCCGATCGAAGAAGTCCCGGCGGCCAGCGACGGCCTCGTCATCCGGATGACCCGCGGGGCGTTGCGGAAGCTGCTCCAGGGGCCGGACGACGAGACGGTCTCCCTGTTCGTGGAACTCACCCCCCAGCAGGAGGCGGTCCTCAGCGGCCGCTCGAACCTCTCCAACGGCCTCGTCTCCAACGAGCTGATGGGGCCGTTCATGATCTACATCAAGGCGATCCTGGTCACCGCCTTCACCTTCGCCAGCCCGCTGATCTTCTGGGAGATGTGGATGTTCGTCGGGGCGGGGCTGTACCCGCACGAGCGAAAGTACGTCTACCTGTACCTGCCGATCAGCCTGGGACTGTTCTTCTCCGGGGCGGCGTTCTGCTTCACGGTCGTGTTCCAGTTCGTGCTCCCGTTCCTGCTGAGCTTCAACGATCTGGTGGAGACCGTCCCGCTGATCGACGCCAACAAGTGGTTCAGCTTCGCCCTGATGCTGCCGGCGATGTTCGGCCTGAGCTTCCAACTCCCGCTGGTGATGCTCGCCCTGAACCGGCTGGGCATCGTCGAGGCCCAGTTTTACCGAACGAACATTCGCATGGCGATCCTCGTCATCGCCGGGCTGAGCGTGGTCCTGACGCCGTCGGACCCGGGGTCGATGCTGGCGATGATGATCCCGCTGGTGGGGCTGTACTTCGTGGGTATCTGGATGTGCGAGCACTTTCCCACCCCCGGCGGCGTCGAGAGCCCCTTCGGCGAAGAGGCCGAGGAA